The proteins below are encoded in one region of Xenopus laevis strain J_2021 chromosome 8L, Xenopus_laevis_v10.1, whole genome shotgun sequence:
- the LOC100127316 gene encoding uncharacterized protein LOC100127316 — MAQEIPQVPDDTLFLSFREQCESTDGWVCSYNKSDIGVWMKPAGKTSLVHTVKGRMAFPDVSADTVYDVLHDTEYRKKWDINMIETKDIALLSANADVGYYSWKCPKPLKNRDVVTLRSWLVLPESFLIINFSVKHKLFPPRKDLIRAVSLVAGYYIHRTGSNTCTLTYLAQVDPRGSLPKWVVNKSSKYLAPKILRKLHKACLQYPSWKNKNQPGFKPWLNPEQNTLPRMSLNELTLQRADSLELVDESNLCEGAEEKAKEKADNSDDD, encoded by the exons ATGGCGCAGGAAATCCCTCAGGTTCCTGATGACACCCTATTCCTATCTTTCCGGGAGCAGTGTGAGTCAACAGATGGCTGGGTCTGCTCCTACAACAAATCCGACATCGGGGTGTGGATGAAACCGGCTGGAAAAACATCCCTTGTGCACACTGTCAAG GGTCGCATGGCTTTCCCAGATGTTTCGGCCGACACCGTGTACGATGTTCTGCATGACACCGAGTACCGCAAGAAGTGGGACATAAACATGATCGAGACAAAGGATATTGCTCTGCTGTCCGCTAATGCCGATGTGGGGTATTACTCCT GGAAGTGCCCCAAACCCCTTAAAAACAGAGATGTGGTGACGTTACGCTCGTGGCTTGTACTGCCTGAAAGCTTCTTGATCATCAACTTCTCTGTGAAACACAAG CTGTTTCCTCCTCGTAAGGACCTGATCCGAGCAGTCTCGCTTGTTGCAGGATATTACATTCATAGGACTGGATCCAACACCTGCACACTCACATATCTGGCACAAGTGGACCCTAGAG gTTCTTTGCCAAAGTGGGTAGTGAATAAATCTTCAAAGTATCTGGCACCGAAG ATCCTGCGTAAACTGCACAAAGCCTGTTTGCAGTATCCatcctggaaaaataaaaaccagccCGGATTTAAGCCATGGCTTAACCCTGAACAGAACACCTTACCTCGTATGTCCCTAAATGAGCTTACCCTGCAGCGAGCAGACTCCCTGGAACTTGTGGACGAAAGCAACCTTTGTGAGGGAGCAGAGGAGAAAGCAAAGGAGAAAGCAGACAACAGCGATGATGATTAG